In the Doryrhamphus excisus isolate RoL2022-K1 chromosome 2, RoL_Dexc_1.0, whole genome shotgun sequence genome, TGCAAGTTGTTAGGAtgcagtgttagcatgttattttagcatgctaacagaatTATAGTGacatttgtagcattttcaagcaaatgTTTATGAACATATAGCAAAGAGTGCTATCGTGCTAGGTGTTAGGATGCAACCTTAGCATGTTattatagcatgctaacagtattatagtgacatttttagcattttcaaacaaatatttatgaatatgaacatATAGCAAACAGTACTATCGTGCAAGTTGTTAGGAtgcagtgttagcatgttattttagcatgctaacagaattatagtgacatttttagcattttcaaacaaatgTTTATGAATATGAACATATAGCAAACAGTGCTATTGTGCTAGGatgcaatgttagcatgttattttagcatgctaacagaatTATAGTGacatttgtagcattttcaaacaaatgTTTATGAATAGGAACATTTAGCAAACagtgctaccatgctaggtgttaggaTGCAATGTAAGCCTgttattattagcatgctaacagttaatttgacaatttttttgacAATGCATGgatcacaaataataataatatagcataAAAATGGCGTCATCACTCGTGTGTAGTGAtgtcatttgtgtatttgtgctcACCGTGAGAGTTGGGCTCCGGAAGAGTCTCCCTGGCAACCAGGTGCATGACTGTGGTTCGGCCCGGGGGCAACTTCAGAGCTGCGGAGACGGAATCAAGACATTGTAACGTTGTGCTCTTCCAGCTAATTAGAGAAGAAACACGTGATGCTTGCAATCAAGAAGACACAAAGTGTTTGGAGGCCCACCTCCAAGGGTCACATTGCCGTGAAGGAAGCGTCCCTGGAAGATGAGGCGGAGTATGCTGGGGCTGCTGACCCGCTCCTCCTCCCAACCTGGCGGTcgcagacacacaaacataacATGAGGAGCTAGATCAACTCGTGTAAACGTGTAGAACGGTAACGCGAGCTCACCCGTGGGCCAGTTGTCAAATACGTGCTTGGCGATGTCCGTGGCGGAGTCGTTTGGCGAGAAAGTGAAGTCCTGTGTTTTCCCGCTGACCAGGATGAGGCGGAGGTGCACCTGAAAGAGTCAAGATAAGTAGAATGCGGTCACGGTGGAATCCCTACTCTTACTCTAACCTGCTCGGACATGACACGACacgtggaggagggggggggggggaattccAGCCTAATGAGATTTACATCCACGTTCCCTCGCAAAGTGAGGACCGTTTGCCAGACGACATACAGACCGGGGCGGG is a window encoding:
- the ubl3b gene encoding ubiquitin-like protein 3b, translated to MSTHGDLDMVHLRLILVSGKTQDFTFSPNDSATDIAKHVFDNWPTGWEEERVSSPSILRLIFQGRFLHGNVTLGALKLPPGRTTVMHLVARETLPEPNSHGQRNREKTTESNCCLLL